A window of Natrinema versiforme contains these coding sequences:
- a CDS encoding GNAT family N-acetyltransferase codes for MYVRDAKNREEVWLLDHIESMGLDETAFRSRDYVIAVDEESGEKAGFGRIRIHKTDDGDESVCELTSIGVLEGWREQGVGAHIVERLVEYAGDQGFETVYVLTGTGAYLAQFGFQRLEESELPAVLQERLEDKREGTDPDAVPLTIDVDEFRMPDRFREAFKRAPEGRDETDDEESPEDFGIDPDSATYKYDTGR; via the coding sequence ATGTACGTGCGGGACGCGAAAAACAGGGAAGAGGTCTGGTTGCTGGATCACATCGAGTCGATGGGACTCGACGAGACGGCGTTTCGCTCCCGTGACTACGTCATCGCCGTCGACGAGGAATCCGGTGAGAAGGCCGGGTTCGGCCGCATCCGCATCCACAAGACCGACGACGGTGACGAGTCCGTCTGCGAACTGACCAGTATCGGCGTCCTCGAGGGCTGGCGCGAGCAGGGCGTCGGGGCCCACATCGTCGAACGGCTCGTGGAGTACGCCGGGGATCAGGGGTTCGAGACCGTCTACGTCCTGACCGGGACGGGTGCCTACCTCGCCCAGTTCGGCTTCCAGCGGCTCGAGGAGTCCGAACTGCCGGCGGTTCTGCAGGAGCGCCTCGAGGACAAACGGGAGGGTACCGATCCCGACGCGGTGCCGCTGACGATCGACGTCGACGAGTTCCGGATGCCCGACCGGTTCCGGGAAGCGTTCAAGCGCGCGCCGGAGGGGCGCGACGAGACGGACGACGAGGAGTCGCCGGAGGACTTCGGCATCGATCCCGACTCGGCCACGTACAAGTACGATACGGGCCGGTAA
- a CDS encoding DoxX family membrane protein, whose amino-acid sequence MRSPFQRETQHSSERGTLRRAEADENSVAESGPSRLGRVLFGAVLAFMAMDNLRNLEARIQYAESKNAPIPSLSVPATSGGLLFGGLGVALWRVPAASAAAVAGFFAGATPVMHDFWTVDDPELRQQEFFHFAKNAALLGAALVFVKLGLSEDPRE is encoded by the coding sequence ATGCGTAGCCCCTTCCAGCGCGAGACGCAACACAGTAGCGAGCGTGGAACGCTCCGCCGGGCGGAAGCGGACGAGAACTCGGTCGCCGAGAGCGGGCCGTCCCGGCTCGGGCGGGTCCTGTTCGGTGCCGTCCTCGCGTTCATGGCAATGGACAACCTCCGGAACCTCGAGGCGCGGATCCAGTACGCCGAGTCGAAGAACGCGCCGATCCCGTCGCTGTCGGTGCCGGCGACGAGCGGCGGGCTCCTGTTCGGCGGTCTCGGCGTGGCGCTGTGGCGAGTCCCCGCCGCGTCGGCCGCCGCGGTCGCGGGATTTTTCGCCGGTGCGACGCCGGTGATGCACGACTTCTGGACGGTCGACGACCCCGAACTGCGACAACAGGAGTTCTTCCACTTCGCGAAAAATGCCGCGCTGCTGGGGGCGGCGCTCGTGTTCGTGAAACTG
- a CDS encoding methylmalonyl-CoA mutase, with the protein MFDPDELEEIRASKAEWHEADVEPVLERFGERKETFTTDTGGQEVDRLYTPDDIGDLDYEEDLGNPGEPPYTRGVYSTGYRGRLWTMRQYAGFSTPEDTNERYHYLLDQGQTGLSMAFDLPTQMGYDSDAAMAAGEVGKAGVAIDSLDDMETVFDGIPLDEVSTSMTINAPASVLLAMYIAVGDQQGVDREELRGTIQNDILKEYIARNTYIYPPESSMRIITDIFDFCASETPKFNTISISGYHIREAGSTAAQELAFTLGDGIEYVETAIEAGLDVDDFAPQLSFFFNGHNNIFEEVAKFRAARRMWHDIIEERFDPDDPKSKQLKFHTQTAGSMLTAQQIENNVVRVAYQALAAVLGGTQSLHTNGKDEALALPTEESVRTALRTQQILAHESGAADTIDPLAGSYYVESLTDEVEEEAYEIMDEVDDRGGMLEAVEQQWVQRQIQDTAFDRQKEIEEKERIIVGVNEFEVDEDPAMDVEEVTEEDQQRQIDSLESVRESRDDEAVDAALEALRDAARSDQNLMPYIIDAVKAYATVGEICNVMRDEFGEYQPGGAV; encoded by the coding sequence ATGTTCGACCCCGATGAACTCGAGGAGATCCGTGCCAGCAAGGCGGAGTGGCACGAGGCGGACGTCGAGCCGGTCCTCGAGCGGTTCGGCGAGCGAAAGGAAACGTTCACGACTGATACGGGCGGGCAGGAGGTCGACCGGCTCTACACGCCCGACGATATCGGGGACCTCGACTACGAGGAGGACCTCGGCAACCCGGGCGAACCGCCGTACACGCGCGGGGTCTACTCGACCGGCTACCGGGGCCGGCTCTGGACGATGCGCCAGTACGCCGGGTTCTCGACGCCGGAAGACACTAACGAGCGCTATCACTACCTGCTCGATCAGGGCCAGACCGGGCTCTCGATGGCCTTCGACCTGCCGACGCAGATGGGCTACGACTCCGACGCCGCGATGGCCGCGGGCGAAGTGGGGAAGGCCGGCGTCGCGATCGATTCGCTCGACGACATGGAGACCGTCTTCGACGGGATCCCGCTCGACGAGGTCTCGACGTCGATGACGATCAACGCGCCCGCATCGGTGCTGCTGGCGATGTACATCGCGGTGGGCGACCAGCAGGGCGTCGACCGCGAGGAGCTTCGCGGGACGATCCAGAACGATATTCTGAAGGAGTATATCGCGCGCAACACGTACATCTATCCGCCGGAGTCGTCGATGCGGATCATCACGGACATCTTCGACTTCTGTGCCTCTGAGACGCCGAAGTTCAACACCATCTCGATCTCGGGCTACCACATCCGCGAGGCCGGTTCGACGGCCGCCCAAGAACTCGCCTTCACGCTGGGCGACGGCATCGAGTACGTCGAGACGGCTATCGAGGCCGGCCTCGACGTCGACGACTTCGCGCCGCAGCTCTCGTTCTTCTTCAACGGCCACAACAACATCTTCGAGGAAGTCGCCAAGTTCCGCGCGGCCCGCCGGATGTGGCACGACATCATCGAGGAGCGCTTCGATCCGGACGACCCCAAGTCCAAACAGCTCAAGTTCCACACCCAGACCGCGGGCTCGATGCTGACCGCCCAGCAGATCGAGAACAACGTCGTCCGCGTCGCCTATCAGGCGCTGGCCGCGGTGCTCGGGGGCACCCAGAGCCTGCACACGAACGGGAAAGACGAGGCGCTCGCGCTGCCGACCGAGGAGTCCGTCCGCACCGCGTTGCGAACCCAGCAGATCCTCGCCCACGAGTCCGGCGCGGCCGACACCATCGACCCGCTGGCGGGCAGCTACTACGTCGAATCGCTGACCGACGAGGTCGAGGAAGAGGCCTACGAGATCATGGACGAGGTCGACGACCGCGGCGGCATGCTCGAGGCCGTCGAACAACAGTGGGTCCAGCGCCAGATCCAGGACACGGCCTTCGACCGCCAGAAGGAGATCGAGGAGAAAGAGCGGATCATCGTCGGCGTCAACGAGTTCGAGGTCGACGAGGACCCGGCGATGGACGTCGAGGAGGTCACCGAGGAAGACCAGCAGCGACAGATCGACAGCCTCGAATCGGTCCGCGAGTCCCGCGACGACGAAGCCGTCGACGCGGCCCTCGAGGCGCTGCGCGACGCGGCGCGGAGCGACCAGAACCTGATGCCGTACATCATCGACGCGGTCAAGGCCTACGCCACGGTCGGCGAGATCTGTAACGTCATGCGCGACGAGTTCGGGGAGTACCAGCCCGGCGGCGCGGTCTGA
- a CDS encoding PQQ-dependent sugar dehydrogenase, with translation MSEQPDERSTPGTESAGNYPSTSRRRVLQAAAAAGGVVGLGNVALAQETESIELGGETSGWIGVAPEEIADETNPTLELEEGTTYEITWENLDGAAHNLVIVDSEGEDLERTELMSEQGETQSLEFEATSEMAEYYCEPHRATMRGDVSVGGGGNGAAEESGDGEAEAFFEPGTEIGVQTLAEGMTAPTDFAVADEDEDRYFVADQTGELWVVTDDGLQDEPFLDVSDQLVELGTFEGDYADPNQDYDERGLLGVEFHPDFAENGRFFIHYSAPPNDETPEGWSHVEVVSEYQANGDMSQADPDSERVLMEFQKPQYNHDAGPMAFGPDGYLYVPMGDGGGANDDMEGHVEDWYDDNAGGNGQDVSENLLGGVHRIDVDVESDERPYGIPDDNPLVDVDDARDEYYAWGMRNPFGISFDSDGRLFVSDAGQDLFEEANIVEAGGNYGWNIKEGTHCFSTDSPSDPPEDCPDSAPDEAPYDGQELQDPIVEYPHVYDGEPVGITIIGGHVYEAGDIEELDGKYVFGDWTADPARQEPAGRLLAASEPEDGGESMGGDAGGNETEGMSPNESEAPENATEDTQDEPIDEGNETAGMNESAGMNESAGMNESAGMNETAGDGGGADAADQEVVPRDELWDMEALQVSGTEDGSFPYFVRQFGHDDDGNVYVLANQEGVPEGDTGAVMQIVPPDEGDSLSAPETDDEAAPEEQEADENATEDTQDEPIAEGNETADNETGMNDTATNDTEADANATDA, from the coding sequence ATGAGCGAGCAACCCGACGAGCGATCGACCCCCGGAACGGAGTCGGCCGGCAACTATCCATCGACGTCCCGCCGCCGCGTACTGCAAGCCGCCGCGGCCGCGGGTGGGGTCGTCGGTCTGGGCAACGTCGCACTCGCCCAGGAGACCGAGTCGATCGAGCTCGGCGGCGAGACGAGCGGCTGGATCGGCGTCGCACCCGAGGAAATCGCGGACGAAACGAACCCGACGCTGGAACTCGAGGAGGGAACCACCTACGAGATCACGTGGGAGAACCTCGACGGTGCCGCCCACAACCTCGTCATCGTTGACAGCGAGGGCGAGGACCTCGAGCGGACCGAACTCATGAGCGAGCAGGGAGAGACGCAGTCCCTCGAGTTCGAGGCGACGAGCGAGATGGCCGAGTACTACTGCGAGCCCCATCGAGCGACGATGCGCGGAGATGTCTCGGTCGGCGGTGGCGGTAACGGAGCGGCCGAAGAGTCCGGAGACGGTGAGGCGGAGGCCTTCTTCGAGCCGGGAACGGAGATCGGCGTCCAGACGCTCGCGGAGGGAATGACCGCGCCGACGGACTTCGCCGTGGCGGACGAAGACGAGGACCGGTACTTCGTCGCCGACCAGACCGGCGAGCTCTGGGTCGTCACTGACGACGGCCTGCAGGACGAGCCGTTCCTCGATGTCAGCGACCAGCTCGTCGAACTCGGGACGTTCGAGGGCGACTATGCGGACCCGAATCAGGACTACGACGAGCGGGGGCTGCTCGGCGTCGAGTTCCACCCCGACTTCGCGGAGAACGGCCGCTTCTTCATCCACTACAGCGCCCCGCCGAACGACGAGACGCCCGAGGGCTGGAGCCACGTCGAAGTCGTCTCCGAGTATCAGGCGAACGGGGACATGAGTCAGGCCGACCCCGACTCCGAACGGGTCCTGATGGAGTTCCAGAAGCCCCAGTACAACCACGACGCCGGGCCGATGGCGTTCGGCCCCGACGGCTACCTCTACGTCCCGATGGGCGACGGCGGCGGGGCGAACGACGACATGGAGGGCCACGTCGAGGACTGGTACGACGACAACGCGGGCGGGAACGGACAGGACGTCAGCGAGAATCTGCTCGGCGGCGTCCACCGGATCGACGTCGACGTCGAGAGCGACGAGCGGCCGTACGGCATTCCGGACGACAACCCGCTGGTCGACGTCGACGACGCCCGCGACGAGTACTACGCGTGGGGGATGCGAAACCCGTTCGGCATCTCGTTCGACAGCGACGGCCGGCTGTTCGTCTCCGACGCCGGGCAGGACCTCTTCGAGGAGGCGAACATCGTCGAGGCCGGCGGCAACTACGGCTGGAACATCAAGGAGGGGACCCACTGCTTTAGCACGGACAGCCCGAGCGATCCGCCGGAGGACTGTCCCGACTCGGCCCCCGACGAAGCGCCCTACGACGGACAGGAGCTTCAGGACCCGATCGTCGAGTACCCGCACGTCTACGACGGCGAGCCGGTCGGGATCACGATCATCGGCGGCCACGTGTACGAAGCCGGTGATATCGAGGAACTAGACGGCAAGTACGTCTTCGGTGACTGGACGGCCGACCCGGCCCGTCAGGAACCCGCGGGTCGGCTCCTCGCCGCCTCGGAGCCCGAAGACGGCGGCGAATCGATGGGCGGCGACGCCGGCGGCAACGAGACCGAAGGGATGAGCCCCAACGAGTCGGAAGCCCCCGAAAACGCGACGGAGGACACGCAGGACGAGCCCATCGACGAGGGGAACGAAACGGCCGGTATGAACGAGTCGGCCGGTATGAACGAGTCGGCCGGCATGAACGAGTCGGCCGGCATGAACGAGACCGCAGGAGATGGCGGCGGAGCGGACGCCGCGGATCAGGAGGTCGTCCCTCGAGACGAACTCTGGGACATGGAGGCCCTCCAAGTTTCGGGCACCGAGGACGGCTCGTTCCCCTACTTCGTCCGGCAGTTCGGTCACGACGACGACGGGAACGTCTACGTGCTCGCGAATCAGGAGGGCGTTCCCGAAGGCGACACGGGCGCGGTCATGCAGATCGTCCCGCCGGACGAGGGCGATTCCCTCTCGGCACCCGAGACGGACGACGAGGCGGCTCCCGAAGAGCAGGAAGCCGACGAGAACGCGACGGAGGACACGCAGGACGAGCCCATCGCCGAGGGCAACGAGACTGCGGACAACGAAACCGGGATGAACGATACCGCGACCAACGACACCGAGGCCGACGCCAACGCGACCGACGCGTAA
- a CDS encoding aldo/keto reductase has protein sequence MSTNTTTGTVIAQGAEVPALGLGTARMTGDDCRRAVETALAVGYRHVDTAQLYDNEAAVGRAIAESEVDREDVFVVTKVHPDNAAPADVRESTQASLERLELQTVDLLLLHGPSDEAPLAETIGAMNDLQRDGLVDHIGISNFGVDGLEDAIARSETPIITNQVEYHPFHRRDDLLAYCLENEVLLTAYSPLAEGDVVGDERLAAIGEPYGKSAAQVALRWLVQHPFVAAIPKAASREHIEANADIFDFELSPEEMRAVFDLGGGVSDRLAAQLGLE, from the coding sequence ATGAGCACGAATACGACGACGGGGACCGTCATCGCGCAAGGGGCCGAGGTCCCGGCGCTCGGGCTCGGTACTGCGCGCATGACCGGCGACGACTGCCGGCGAGCCGTCGAAACCGCACTGGCGGTCGGCTACCGACACGTCGACACCGCCCAGCTGTACGACAACGAGGCCGCGGTCGGCCGGGCGATCGCCGAAAGCGAGGTCGACCGCGAGGACGTCTTCGTCGTGACGAAGGTCCACCCCGACAACGCGGCCCCCGCAGACGTGCGCGAATCCACGCAGGCGAGCCTCGAGCGGCTCGAACTCCAAACCGTCGACCTCCTGTTGTTACACGGACCGAGCGACGAAGCGCCGCTCGCGGAGACGATCGGTGCGATGAACGACCTGCAACGTGACGGGCTGGTCGACCACATCGGCATTAGCAACTTCGGGGTCGACGGGCTCGAGGACGCGATCGCCCGTTCCGAAACGCCGATCATCACGAATCAGGTGGAGTACCATCCCTTCCACCGGCGCGATGACCTCCTCGCGTACTGTCTCGAGAACGAGGTCCTCCTGACGGCGTACAGCCCACTCGCGGAGGGCGATGTCGTCGGCGACGAGCGGCTGGCGGCGATCGGGGAGCCATACGGCAAGTCGGCGGCACAGGTCGCGTTGCGATGGCTCGTCCAGCACCCCTTCGTCGCGGCCATTCCGAAGGCGGCGAGTCGGGAACACATCGAGGCGAACGCCGATATCTTCGACTTCGAACTCTCGCCCGAGGAGATGCGCGCCGTGTTCGACCTCGGCGGCGGGGTTTCGGATCGACTGGCCGCGCAGTTGGGGCTCGAGTGA
- the mce gene encoding methylmalonyl-CoA epimerase translates to MHFDHAGIATDDAADLAALYGDLFGLEVAHEEAFDGMRVVFLDCGDGYFELLEPLEEGTISRYLEDDGAGVHHLALATDDLEGALETVRDHDVTLIDEEPRPGAWGHSVAFLHPADTGGILVELVEH, encoded by the coding sequence ATGCACTTCGATCACGCCGGGATCGCGACCGACGACGCAGCGGACCTCGCGGCACTGTACGGCGACCTTTTCGGCCTCGAGGTCGCCCACGAGGAGGCGTTCGACGGCATGCGAGTCGTCTTCCTCGACTGCGGCGACGGCTATTTCGAACTGCTCGAGCCGCTCGAGGAGGGGACGATTTCGCGCTACCTCGAGGACGACGGGGCGGGCGTCCATCACCTCGCGCTCGCGACGGACGACCTCGAGGGTGCCCTCGAGACGGTCCGCGACCACGACGTGACGCTGATCGACGAGGAGCCGCGACCGGGCGCGTGGGGCCACTCGGTGGCATTCTTGCACCCGGCGGACACCGGCGGGATTCTGGTCGAACTCGTCGAGCACTGA
- a CDS encoding HAD family hydrolase — translation MTYDAVLFDFDGVVVESPSSQRLSAALDRTYEQLGRSEPATETLQALLRGDFESIAERCRSLGIETDAFCAQAAREMVRAQCEEVERGLRSAYDDVAAVRSLELPLGIVSDNHPSVVSTLLDRFGLRSLFETVYGCPLTPDGLARRKPDPTNIETAMDSLEADDALYVGDRAVDVRAADNAGIDSVLLSRSDDDARLESDVTPTYHLPSLSRLPSVLE, via the coding sequence ATGACGTACGATGCGGTCCTGTTCGACTTCGACGGGGTCGTCGTCGAGAGCCCGTCGTCCCAGCGGCTGTCCGCTGCCCTCGACCGAACGTACGAGCAACTCGGCCGGTCCGAACCGGCGACCGAGACGCTACAGGCGCTCCTCCGGGGCGACTTCGAATCGATCGCCGAGCGCTGTCGCAGCCTCGGCATCGAGACCGACGCGTTTTGTGCGCAGGCCGCCCGCGAGATGGTCCGTGCCCAGTGTGAGGAAGTCGAGCGCGGGCTGCGCTCGGCCTACGACGACGTGGCCGCCGTTCGGTCGCTCGAGTTGCCCCTCGGCATCGTCAGCGACAACCACCCGTCCGTGGTCTCGACGCTGCTCGACCGGTTCGGACTCCGGTCGCTGTTCGAGACCGTCTACGGCTGTCCGCTGACCCCCGACGGGCTCGCCCGGCGCAAGCCCGATCCGACGAACATCGAGACCGCGATGGACTCCCTCGAGGCCGACGACGCGCTGTACGTCGGCGACCGAGCCGTCGACGTGCGGGCGGCCGACAACGCGGGCATCGACTCGGTGTTGCTCTCGCGATCCGACGACGACGCGCGACTCGAGTCGGACGTGACCCCGACCTACCACCTCCCGTCGCTCTCGCGGCTTCCCTCGGTCCTCGAGTAG
- a CDS encoding M48 family metalloprotease, with amino-acid sequence MALVGCLLLVWYLGLAAVCYWALSVLRASAPDPATAVLLIVAVGLLGGYLSYRLGTKQLLSSLEAVELPRSHAPGFYRRIDTLESRMAVDSPTILIARLPMPNAFALGSKRNGVVVLDRSLLRVLSLDELEALAAHELAHLERYDAFIQTLAYSVFRTVAGLVVLVLAPFLLPLAGIARAVAWARGDPASWSRTAFGRLLQVVEGGVVACFLLVTLAVRAHSRRREYAADDRAAAVTGKPVALARALRTIQRTAEPAQGLLSTLYVHTEADEDELTRLLSTHPSTDDRIERLLERTRTAARDSSRESIR; translated from the coding sequence ATGGCACTGGTCGGCTGCCTGCTGTTGGTGTGGTATCTCGGACTGGCGGCTGTCTGTTACTGGGCGCTGTCGGTGCTCCGGGCCTCGGCGCCCGACCCTGCGACGGCGGTCCTGTTGATCGTCGCGGTTGGGCTCCTCGGCGGCTACCTGAGCTATCGGCTCGGCACGAAACAACTCCTCTCGAGCCTCGAGGCGGTCGAACTGCCGCGTTCACACGCGCCCGGGTTCTACCGGCGGATCGACACACTCGAGTCCCGCATGGCCGTCGATTCGCCCACGATCCTGATCGCCCGGCTGCCAATGCCCAACGCCTTCGCGCTGGGCAGCAAGCGAAACGGCGTCGTCGTCCTCGACCGCTCGCTCCTCCGGGTGCTGTCGCTCGACGAACTCGAGGCACTCGCCGCCCACGAACTCGCCCACCTCGAGCGCTACGACGCGTTCATACAGACGCTCGCCTACAGCGTCTTCCGGACCGTCGCGGGGCTGGTCGTTCTGGTGCTGGCTCCGTTCTTGCTCCCGCTGGCCGGGATCGCTCGAGCGGTCGCGTGGGCGCGCGGCGATCCGGCGTCGTGGTCGCGGACGGCGTTCGGCCGACTGCTGCAGGTCGTCGAGGGCGGCGTCGTGGCCTGCTTTCTCCTCGTGACCCTCGCCGTCCGCGCACACTCGCGCCGGCGGGAGTACGCCGCCGACGACCGCGCCGCCGCGGTCACCGGCAAGCCGGTCGCACTCGCTCGCGCGCTCCGGACGATCCAGCGCACCGCCGAGCCCGCACAGGGGTTGCTCTCGACCCTGTACGTCCACACCGAAGCGGACGAAGACGAGTTGACCCGACTCCTCTCGACCCATCCCTCGACCGACGACCGGATCGAACGGCTGCTCGAGCGAACGCGAACCGCCGCTCGTGATTCGTCTCGAGAATCGATTCGATGA